Proteins from a genomic interval of Lycium ferocissimum isolate CSIRO_LF1 chromosome 2, AGI_CSIRO_Lferr_CH_V1, whole genome shotgun sequence:
- the LOC132046441 gene encoding uncharacterized protein LOC132046441 gives MADLVKQILTKPIQLADQVIKAADEASSFKQECTDLRSKTEKLVALLRQAARAGNDLYERPTRRIIDDTEQVLEKALVLVLKCRAHGLVKRVFTIIPAAQFRKMSSQLENSIGDVSWLLRVSASADERADDCLGLPPIAANEPILCLIWEQIAILYTGSVDDRSDSANSLVSLARDNDRYGKLIIEEGGVGPLLKLLKEGKAEGQENAARAIGLLGRDPESVEHMIHAGVCSVFAKILKEGPMKVQAVVAWAVSELAAHYPKCQDLFHQHNTIRLLVSHLAFETVQEHSKYAIVSKATSMHHAVVLASSNTNGKVANTVDNKVIEDEDKNHIQHPLGSNKPNHMHSVVATAMKGQIVNGLNQTNQVKVNGNSNTVKGNQVHHHSQHTLSSSGLSNNKGRELEDPATKAYMKAMAARALWKLAKGNSPICRSITESRALLCFAVLLEKGPEDVQYNSAMAVMEITSVAEVDAELRRSAFKPNSPACKAVVDQLLRIIEQADSDLLVPCVKAIGSLARTFRATETRMITPLVKLLDEQEVEISKEAAIALTKFASSSNYLHLDHSKAIISAGGTKLVIQLVYFGEQIVQSPALLLLCYIALHVPDSEELAQAEVLSVLEWASKQSSLIHDEEVEALLQEAKSRLELYQSRGSRGFH, from the coding sequence ATGGCTGACCTAGTGAAGCAGATCTTAACAAAGCCGATCCAATTAGCAGACCAGGTGATAAAAGCAGCTGATGAAGCAAGTTCATTCAAGCAAGAATGCACTGATCTTCGTTCCAAAACTGAGAAACTTGTTGCCCTTCTTCGTCAAGCTGCACGCGCCGGTAACGATCTTTACGAACGTCCCACGCGCCGGATCATTGATGACACTGAACAAGTTCTTGAAAAAGCTTTAGTACTTGTGTTAAAGTGTAGAGCACATGGACTTGTTAAACGTGTTTTTACAATAATCCCTGCTGCACAATTCCGTAAAATGTCATCACAGTTGGAAAACTCAATTGGTGACGTGTCATGGCTGCTTCGTGTATCTGCTTCAGCTGATGAAAGGGCTGATGATTGTTTGGGTTTGCCTCCTATTGCTGCTAATGAGCCCATTTTATGTCTTATTTGGGAACAGATCGCGATTTTGTATACAGGTAGTGTTGATGACAGGTCAGATTCTGCTAATTCACTTGTTTCTTTAGCTAGAGATAATGATAGATATGGGAAGTTGATTATTGAAGAAGGTGGTGTTGGGCCATTGTTGAAATTGTTGAAAGAAGGGAAAGCTGAGGGTCAGGAAAATGCTGCCAGGGCAATTGGGCTTCTTGGACGTGACCCTGAAAGTGTTGAACATATGATACATGCTGGGGTTTGTTCAGTTTTCGCGAAAATCCTTAAAGAAGGTCCTATGAAGGTGCAAGCAGTTGTGGCTTGGGCTGTATCTGAACTTGCTGCTCATTATCCTAAATGTCAAGATCTTTTCCACCAACATAATACGATTCGATTGTTGGTTAGTCATCTTGCTTTTGAAACTGTTCAGGAGCATAGTAAGTATGCTATTGTTAGTAAAGCAACGTCGATGCACCACGCTGTTGTGTTGGCTAGTAGTAATACTAACGGTAAAGTTGCTAATACTGTGGATAATAAGGTGATTGAGGATGAAGATAAAAATCATATTCAACATCCTCTTGGGAGTAACAAGCCTAATCATATGCATAGTGTGGTTGCTACGGCAATGAAGGGTCAAATAGTCAATGGTTTAAACCAGACAAATCAGGTCAAGGTTAATGGAAATAGTAACACTGTGAAGGGAAACCAAGTGCACCACCACAGTCAGCATACTCTTTCTTCATCAGGGCTGAGTAATAATAAAGGGAGAGAATTAGAGGACCCTGCTACTAAGGCTTATATGAAGGCAATGGCTGCAAGAGCATTATGGAAACTTGCTAAAGGAAATTCGCCTATTTGTCGTAGCATCACTGAATCAAGAGCATTGCTTTGCTTTGCAGTACTGTTAGAGAAAGGACCCGAGGATGTTCAGTACAATTCTGCTATGGCGGTTATGGAAATAACATCTGTGGCAGAAGTAGACGCTGAGTTGAGAAGGTCAGCATTTAAGCCTAATTCCCCTGCCTGCAAAGCTGTTGTTGATCAATTGTTGAGAATCATCGAACAAGCTGATTCGGATCTGCTTGTTCCATGTGTTAAAGCTATCGGGAGTTTAGCGAGGACTTTTCGAGCAACAGAGACAAGGATGATTACTCCATTAGTAAAGCTGCTAGATGAGCAAGAAGTAGAGATCTCTAAGGAAGCTGCAATTGCCCTCACAAAATTTGCTAGCTCATCTAATTACCTTCACCTTGATCATTCCAAGGCAATCATAAGCGCTGGAGGGACGAAACTTGTGATCCAACTTGTTTACTTTGGTGAACAAATAGTTCAGAGTCCTGCATTGCTTTTGCTATGTTACATCGCATTGCACGTCCCTGATAGCGAAGAGCTTGCTCAAGCTGAGGTGCTTTCAGTTCTTGAATGGGCATCAAAGCAGTCATCCTTGATTCACGATGAAGAGGTGGAGGCTTTACTGCAGGAAGCTAAAAGCAGGCTGGAACTGTATCAATCCAGAGGATCAAGGGGATTCCATTGA
- the LOC132048272 gene encoding pectinesterase-like — MEGKEVVIFTTVMTLWWSAGNCYDSIVAKDGSGDYKTIAEALIAAPNMSSKPYFIHVKEGTYNENITIPSNKTNISLVGDGMGVTIISANKSSSMGLETDNTATLEVYGSGFIGMNMTIKNTAGPEGSQAAALTSAPWHGFASYYQCQFVAFQDTIFSQVGSAFFRECEVYGTIDFITGDGQAIFQNSVVYARTPTHGQEITIVAPGQDTVTQSPGLVLQNCTISPASGFNKSAVTSYLGRPWKNQGNGVIMSSYIEDFIDPQGWLPKPNVTNIYLAEYNNRGPGSSTEGRVKWSKIIDKTEASKFTVRNFMQGGEWIPDIIPHYLDLDGAAEDSL; from the exons ATGGAAGGCAAAGAAGTGGTAATTTTCACAACTGTGATGACATTGTGGTGGAGTGCCGGGAATTGTTACGACTCAATAGTTGCAAAAGATGGTTCAGGCGACTATAAAACCATCGCTGAAGCGTTAATTGCAGCTCCAAATATGAGTTCAAAACCATACTTTATACATGTCAAAGAAGGCACTTACAATGAAAACATTACCATTCCTAGCAATAAAACTAACATATCCCTGGTTGGCGATGGGATGGGAGTCACAATAATTTCAGCAAATAAAAGTAGCAGTATGGGTCTCGAAACAGATAATACCGCCACATTAG AAGTTTACGGCAGTGGTTTTATTGGAATGAATATGACAATCAAAAATACTGCTGGACCAGAAGGCAGTCAAGCAGCTGCATTGACCAGTGCTCCTTGGCACGGTTTCGCTTCATATTATCAGTGCCAATTTGTGGCTTTCCAGGATACAATTTTTTCTCAAGTAGGGTCCGCATTTTTCAGAGAATGCGAAGTTTATGGCACTATCGATTTTATCACTGGTGATGGACAAGCCATTTTTCAAAATAGTGTAGTTTATGCAAGAACACCTACACATGGACAAGAGATCACAATAGTGGCCCCTGGCCAAGACACAGTAACTCAGAGTCCAGGGTTAGTTCTTCAGAATTGTACAATATCTCCTGCATCAGGTTTTAATAAGTCAGCAGTGACAAGTTACTTAGGCAGGCCATGGAAAAATCAAGGGAATGGAGTAATTATGTCGAGTTATATTGAAGACTTTATTGACCCGCAAGGTTGGCTTCCAAAACCAAATGTGACGAACATATATTTGGCGGAGTATAATAATAGAGGACCAGGGTCCAGTACGGAAGGCAGAGTAAAATGGTCGAAAATCATCGATAAAACAGAAGCGTCTAAGTTCACAGTCCGCAACTTTATGCAAGGTGGTGAATGGATCCCCGATATAATCCCACACTATCTAGATCTTGATGGTGCTGCTGAGGATTCTCTTTAG